One genomic window of Pseudomonas chlororaphis subsp. piscium includes the following:
- a CDS encoding short-chain dehydrogenase: MTQQYIPLTGIDCLIPCLLIDKDTPLDVLHANSTARLLAVTQVLESLARLDLKDADSADLQHLANASAILLRDSCDLLDVLGWRLHP, from the coding sequence ATGACTCAGCAATACATTCCCCTTACCGGCATCGATTGCCTCATCCCCTGCCTGCTGATCGACAAGGACACCCCACTGGACGTCCTCCACGCCAACAGCACGGCCCGCCTGCTGGCCGTCACCCAAGTGCTGGAAAGCCTCGCCCGCCTCGACCTGAAAGACGCCGACAGCGCCGACCTGCAACACCTGGCCAACGCCAGCGCCATCCTGCTGCGCGACAGCTGCGACCTGCTCGACGTCTTGGGCTGGCGCCTGCATCCTTGA
- a CDS encoding GNAT family N-acetyltransferase, whose translation MTDLKPSPPGAVDVIAYNRASSALQRAFTLLQQRVYPEPDAPEPAEMAPLHDPVFDAFSFYICTHDRVISYAAVVMKTIEHGGDTFYMGGLSCVMTDPDSQGQGLGLRTVAAATRCMEHSHLDIGVFTCDPPLARFYARAGEWQVAPDVVLIGNRHEGALRSDTLGKVVLLRLFSAKARAAASALASGVIDLGLPDGQFL comes from the coding sequence ATGACAGACCTCAAGCCCTCGCCACCGGGGGCTGTCGACGTTATTGCCTACAACCGGGCCTCTTCAGCCTTGCAGCGAGCATTTACCTTGCTGCAGCAGCGCGTCTATCCCGAGCCGGACGCGCCTGAACCAGCGGAAATGGCACCGTTGCACGATCCTGTGTTCGACGCGTTCTCGTTTTATATCTGCACGCACGACAGGGTGATCAGCTATGCCGCCGTTGTCATGAAGACGATCGAGCATGGCGGCGACACCTTCTACATGGGCGGGCTCAGTTGCGTCATGACCGATCCCGATTCTCAGGGGCAAGGCCTGGGGTTGAGGACCGTTGCCGCGGCCACCCGCTGCATGGAGCACAGCCATCTCGATATTGGCGTCTTTACCTGCGATCCGCCGTTGGCGCGTTTCTATGCCCGGGCGGGCGAGTGGCAGGTGGCGCCCGATGTGGTTCTGATCGGCAATCGGCACGAGGGGGCGTTGCGCAGCGATACGCTGGGGAAGGTCGTGCTGTTGCGGCTGTTTTCAGCGAAAGCCAGGGCGGCGGCGTCGGCATTGGCCAGTGGGGTCATCGATCTGGGCCTGCCAGACGGGCAGTTTTTATAG
- a CDS encoding transposase: MGTMERYAKVGMQELDQRLSKIVEAARKKPVSVYRYGAPWVWIVSQDDWQGALKEVSSYIPPGHSLVLLRPQIDALLDQHRDILQGLDAEPGMLIAPRTVMHILLLQLLYSVPGEQQLYEQLNYNLLFRWFVGLDLNQKVWSLGVLSRDIATLLNDARAVLLIQKIIGEVFCGALLQMPEFSLNFALLHSWLAKHATTSTLSN, from the coding sequence ATGGGGACTATGGAACGCTACGCGAAAGTGGGCATGCAGGAGCTGGATCAGCGGCTGTCGAAGATAGTCGAGGCCGCGCGCAAGAAGCCGGTATCGGTCTACCGCTACGGTGCGCCGTGGGTCTGGATCGTTTCCCAGGATGACTGGCAGGGCGCCTTGAAGGAGGTGTCGAGCTATATCCCGCCGGGCCATTCGCTGGTGTTGCTGCGTCCGCAGATCGACGCCTTGCTCGACCAGCACCGCGACATTCTCCAGGGTCTGGATGCCGAGCCCGGCATGCTTATCGCCCCGCGCACGGTGATGCACATCCTGCTGTTGCAGCTGCTGTATTCGGTGCCCGGCGAGCAGCAGTTGTACGAGCAACTCAATTACAACCTGCTGTTTCGCTGGTTCGTCGGCCTGGACCTGAACCAGAAGGTCTGGAGCCTCGGCGTGCTGAGCCGTGACATCGCCACGCTGTTGAACGATGCGCGGGCGGTGCTGCTGATCCAGAAAATCATCGGTGAAGTGTTCTGTGGCGCCTTGCTGCAAATGCCCGAGTTCTCGTTGAACTTCGCGCTGCTGCACAGCTGGCTGGCCAAGCACGCCACGACATCGACCTTGAGCAATTGA
- a CDS encoding ShlB/FhaC/HecB family hemolysin secretion/activation protein, whose product MRPNAVQTATAVSTRFDILGNLGGGVEHLFDRGRPGPTRRWLPVCGWLALVALSQPLLAEEGGPVEGEPLQGSAAQGEAGPARLVDVNEYFVRGNTVLDARAIEEAVYPFLGPQKALSDIEGARDALQKVYQARGYQSVFVELPEQKVEEGIVYLQVSETKVGRVRVVGAKHYSPVEIRDEVPALQEGEVPDFAKVQGQLASLNKTPGRQVMPLVREGQRPGTMDVDLQVEDQNPWQASVGLNNDYSADTKHLRAVTSLGYNNLWQLGHSISLTYFTAPEDQDNAKVWSGSYTAPLNERWSLQFAGYKSDSNVATIGGSNVLGKGHSYGLSLIYSLPASGSWANSFSVGVDFKDFEEELSLGGESDKVPLKYAPFTFAYNGFRYTETSQLGLGLSLVAGTRSLFGYGSSDEDFDYKRYRANPSFAVLKGDVNYTYTFANDWQTASKAVFQLASGPLVSNEQFSAGGATSVRGYLAAERTSDDGYLFSQELRTPSLAKYLGGYVNEWRFYAFAEGARMYLRDELPDQEADYSLASVGLGTRASLSKWLSGSLDWGYPLLDGPNTQKQDSRVHFSVQATF is encoded by the coding sequence ATGCGGCCAAACGCCGTACAGACGGCGACGGCGGTTTCGACGCGGTTCGACATTCTTGGAAATCTAGGGGGCGGTGTGGAGCATCTGTTCGATAGGGGGCGGCCGGGGCCGACCAGGCGCTGGCTGCCGGTGTGCGGCTGGCTGGCGCTGGTTGCGCTGAGCCAGCCGTTGTTGGCCGAGGAGGGCGGCCCGGTGGAAGGCGAACCGCTGCAAGGCAGCGCGGCGCAAGGCGAGGCCGGGCCCGCGCGGCTGGTGGATGTGAATGAGTACTTCGTGCGCGGCAACACCGTGCTCGATGCCCGGGCCATCGAAGAGGCGGTGTATCCCTTCCTCGGCCCGCAGAAGGCCCTGAGCGATATCGAGGGCGCCCGCGACGCCTTGCAGAAGGTCTACCAGGCCCGCGGTTACCAGTCGGTGTTCGTCGAGCTGCCGGAGCAGAAGGTCGAGGAGGGCATTGTCTACCTGCAGGTCAGCGAGACCAAGGTCGGGCGGGTGCGGGTGGTGGGGGCCAAGCATTATTCGCCGGTGGAAATCCGCGACGAGGTGCCGGCGCTGCAGGAAGGCGAGGTGCCGGACTTCGCCAAGGTCCAGGGCCAGCTGGCGAGCCTGAACAAGACCCCCGGGCGCCAGGTCATGCCGCTGGTCCGCGAAGGCCAGCGCCCCGGCACCATGGACGTCGACCTGCAGGTGGAAGACCAGAACCCCTGGCAGGCCAGCGTCGGCCTGAACAACGACTACAGCGCCGACACCAAGCACCTGCGGGCGGTCACCAGCCTGGGCTACAACAACCTCTGGCAGCTGGGCCACAGCATTTCCCTGACCTATTTCACCGCACCCGAGGACCAGGACAACGCCAAGGTCTGGTCCGGTTCCTACACCGCGCCGCTCAATGAGCGCTGGAGCCTGCAGTTCGCCGGCTACAAGTCCGACAGCAACGTCGCCACCATCGGCGGCAGCAACGTGCTGGGCAAGGGCCATTCCTACGGCCTGTCGCTGATCTATAGCCTGCCGGCCAGCGGCAGCTGGGCCAACTCGTTCTCGGTCGGGGTGGATTTCAAGGACTTCGAGGAAGAGCTGAGCCTGGGCGGCGAAAGCGACAAGGTGCCGCTCAAGTACGCGCCGTTCACCTTCGCCTACAACGGCTTCCGCTACACCGAGACTTCCCAGCTGGGCCTCGGCCTGAGCCTGGTGGCCGGCACCCGCAGCCTGTTCGGCTACGGCAGTTCGGACGAAGACTTCGACTACAAGCGCTACCGCGCCAACCCCAGCTTCGCCGTGCTCAAGGGCGATGTGAATTACACCTACACCTTTGCCAACGACTGGCAAACCGCATCCAAGGCCGTGTTCCAGCTGGCCTCGGGGCCGCTGGTGTCCAACGAGCAGTTCTCCGCCGGTGGCGCCACCTCGGTGCGCGGTTACCTGGCGGCCGAGCGCACCAGCGACGACGGCTACCTGTTTTCCCAGGAGCTGCGCACGCCGTCCCTGGCCAAGTACCTGGGCGGTTATGTCAACGAATGGCGTTTTTACGCCTTCGCCGAAGGGGCCCGGATGTACCTGCGCGACGAGCTTCCCGACCAGGAGGCCGACTACAGCCTGGCCAGCGTCGGCCTGGGCACCCGCGCCAGCTTGAGCAAATGGCTTTCCGGCAGCCTGGACTGGGGTTACCCGCTGCTTGATGGACCGAACACCCAGAAACAGGACTCGCGCGTGCACTTCAGTGTGCAGGCGACGTTTTGA
- a CDS encoding DUF2341 domain-containing protein, translating into MQRLLISLLICLGFVLPATAQAWWQDDWHYRKQISIDTTPQGAAINQALGRTALLVRLHTGNFSFDGVKEDGSDLRFVSADDKTVFNHQIESFDPLMGMALVWVDVPNVEGGQRQDIWMYYGNQKAPASANGQLTFDPNYIALYHFDGANGTPAKDTTAYGNHAQNATGASIDGVIGRALQFNGQPLLLPASPSLQHTAEGAFTFSAWLRLDQASGEQLLLARREGTSSLLIGVNQGVPFVEVDGQRAVSTQPLNPGQWQHLALTAQGSQLALLVNGRESASLAVALPAFNSPLAIGADLPPVSVAGAGAEASAFLPFNGAIDELRLSKVARPAGLLLADAAAQGAESKLVVYGVDEEQSGFGFGSLGFLLKAVPVDAWVIIAVLVLMMFQSWIIMIRKNRMVGRVSSANQLFREQFARVGTRLEMFADDRELAQRLEHSSLWRLYQVAVQEIRTRREQGADTSSVSAATIEAIRCSMDGVRTRENQQLSSKLSTLSNAIAGGPYIGLLGTVLGIMVVFLGTAMAGDVNINAIAPGMAAALLATAMGLFVAIPALFGYNRLITRNKEVSADMRVFVDEFITRLAELHGASQSSEAAPARVHNASVPA; encoded by the coding sequence ATGCAGCGCTTACTGATTTCCCTGTTGATCTGCCTGGGCTTCGTGCTCCCGGCGACCGCCCAGGCGTGGTGGCAGGACGACTGGCACTACCGCAAGCAGATCTCCATCGACACCACGCCGCAAGGCGCGGCCATCAACCAGGCCCTGGGCCGCACCGCGCTGCTGGTGCGCCTGCACACCGGCAACTTCAGCTTCGATGGGGTCAAGGAAGACGGCTCCGACCTGCGCTTCGTCAGCGCCGATGACAAGACGGTGTTCAACCACCAGATCGAAAGTTTCGACCCGCTGATGGGCATGGCCCTGGTCTGGGTCGATGTACCGAATGTGGAGGGCGGCCAGCGCCAGGACATCTGGATGTACTACGGCAACCAGAAGGCCCCGGCCAGCGCCAACGGCCAACTGACCTTCGACCCGAACTACATCGCCCTCTATCACTTCGACGGCGCCAACGGCACCCCGGCCAAGGACACCACGGCCTATGGCAACCACGCGCAGAACGCCACCGGCGCGAGCATCGACGGGGTGATCGGCCGGGCCTTGCAGTTCAACGGCCAGCCGCTGCTGTTGCCGGCCAGCCCGTCGTTGCAACACACCGCCGAGGGCGCCTTTACCTTCAGCGCCTGGCTGCGCCTGGACCAGGCCAGCGGCGAACAACTGCTGCTGGCCCGGCGTGAAGGGACCAGCAGCCTGCTGATCGGGGTCAACCAGGGCGTGCCTTTTGTCGAGGTCGACGGCCAGCGCGCAGTGTCGACCCAGCCGCTCAATCCCGGGCAGTGGCAGCACTTGGCCCTGACCGCCCAGGGCAGCCAGCTGGCGCTGTTGGTCAATGGCCGCGAAAGCGCCAGCCTGGCGGTGGCGTTGCCGGCGTTCAATTCGCCACTGGCCATTGGCGCCGACCTGCCGCCGGTCTCGGTGGCAGGGGCGGGCGCCGAGGCCAGTGCGTTCCTACCGTTCAACGGCGCCATCGACGAGCTGCGCCTGTCCAAGGTAGCGCGTCCCGCCGGCCTGCTGCTGGCCGATGCCGCGGCCCAGGGCGCCGAGTCGAAACTGGTGGTGTACGGCGTCGATGAAGAGCAGTCGGGCTTCGGTTTCGGCAGCCTGGGCTTCTTGCTCAAGGCGGTGCCGGTGGACGCCTGGGTGATCATCGCGGTGCTGGTACTGATGATGTTCCAGTCGTGGATCATCATGATCCGCAAGAACCGCATGGTCGGCCGCGTCAGCAGTGCCAACCAGCTGTTCCGCGAGCAGTTCGCCCGGGTCGGCACCCGCCTGGAGATGTTCGCCGACGACCGCGAACTGGCCCAGCGCCTGGAGCATTCCTCGCTGTGGCGCCTGTACCAGGTGGCGGTCCAGGAGATCCGCACCCGTCGCGAGCAGGGCGCCGACACCTCGTCGGTCTCGGCGGCGACCATCGAAGCCATCCGCTGCTCCATGGACGGCGTGCGCACCCGCGAGAACCAGCAGCTCAGTTCCAAGCTCTCGACCCTGTCCAACGCCATCGCCGGCGGGCCCTACATCGGCCTGCTGGGCACGGTGCTGGGGATCATGGTGGTGTTCCTCGGCACGGCCATGGCCGGCGACGTGAACATCAACGCCATCGCCCCGGGCATGGCCGCGGCCCTGCTGGCCACCGCCATGGGCCTGTTCGTCGCGATCCCGGCGCTGTTTGGCTACAACCGGCTGATTACCCGCAACAAGGAAGTCAGCGCCGACATGCGGGTGTTCGTCGACGAGTTCATCACTCGCCTGGCCGAGCTGCATGGCGCCAGCCAGTCCAGTGAAGCCGCGCCTGCGCGCGTTCATAACGCCAGCGTACCGGCCTGA
- a CDS encoding ExbD/TolR family protein, which produces MASVNASHDDDDDAAVDSINITPLVDVLMVVLVMFILTATAQVSGIQINLPKASASVSLSEAKTKAISVNDGGQVFLDAYPVTLAELEERLRMEKALNPDFPVIVRGDATVQYQKVIEVLDLLRRLELSQVGLVTGKPSQG; this is translated from the coding sequence ATGGCTTCTGTGAACGCCTCCCACGACGACGATGACGACGCGGCAGTGGACAGCATCAACATCACGCCCCTGGTGGACGTGCTGATGGTGGTGCTGGTGATGTTCATCCTCACCGCCACCGCCCAGGTCTCCGGGATCCAGATCAACCTGCCCAAGGCCAGCGCCTCGGTGTCGCTGTCCGAGGCCAAGACCAAGGCGATCTCGGTCAACGATGGCGGCCAGGTGTTCCTCGACGCCTACCCGGTGACCCTGGCGGAGCTGGAAGAACGCCTGCGCATGGAAAAGGCCCTGAACCCGGACTTCCCGGTGATCGTGCGCGGCGACGCCACGGTGCAGTACCAGAAGGTCATCGAGGTCCTGGACCTGCTGCGTCGGCTGGAGCTGTCCCAGGTCGGGCTGGTCACCGGCAAACCGAGCCAGGGCTGA
- a CDS encoding TonB C-terminal domain-containing protein, with the protein MTAQQPITPPPIQLPPVKNRTAPRLLKWGVGLLLGAGAAWLLWQWANDMSGVRREAPKVPTIIPLPPPPPPPPEKPKEPEPQVEEKVPEPEPTPEPEQVKPEEEAPPSPVDDLANPMQMDGDAQAGSDAFNIGAGKGGGMAGSGGGRLGNGTYSQFLAFTFQRVLRENPDLRNQAFSLQTDVWLSAVGEITRVELVKSSGNPQIDTLVLAALRGAPHLTERPPASLTLPVRLSLLGRRPG; encoded by the coding sequence ATGACCGCACAACAACCGATCACACCACCGCCGATCCAGCTGCCGCCAGTGAAGAACCGCACGGCGCCGCGCCTGCTCAAGTGGGGCGTGGGCCTGCTGCTGGGGGCCGGCGCCGCCTGGCTGCTCTGGCAGTGGGCCAACGACATGAGCGGGGTGCGCCGCGAAGCGCCCAAGGTGCCGACCATCATCCCGTTGCCGCCACCACCGCCACCACCGCCGGAAAAACCCAAGGAGCCGGAGCCGCAGGTCGAGGAAAAAGTACCCGAGCCGGAACCGACCCCGGAGCCGGAACAGGTCAAGCCCGAGGAAGAGGCGCCGCCGTCGCCGGTGGACGATCTGGCTAATCCTATGCAGATGGATGGCGATGCCCAGGCCGGTAGCGACGCCTTCAACATTGGCGCCGGCAAGGGCGGCGGCATGGCCGGCTCCGGCGGTGGGCGCCTGGGCAACGGCACCTACAGCCAGTTCCTGGCCTTCACCTTCCAGCGCGTGCTGCGGGAAAACCCGGACCTGCGCAACCAGGCTTTTTCGCTGCAAACCGACGTCTGGCTGAGCGCCGTCGGCGAGATCACCCGGGTCGAGCTGGTCAAGTCCAGCGGCAACCCGCAAATCGACACCCTGGTGCTGGCCGCCTTGCGCGGCGCACCGCACCTGACGGAGCGGCCGCCGGCCTCCCTGACCCTGCCTGTACGCCTGTCCCTGCTGGGGCGGCGCCCGGGTTAA
- a CDS encoding putative porin yields the protein MISNVNRLSLAIGMVIATLVGPVAAAPAAPSENATINLIRLLVQQGVLKQEQADGLIAQAEREAQQARQANTAVAAGPAATPGDVRVQYVPAIVRDQIRDQVKAEVMATAKQENWAQPNTFPDWVSRISFDGDIRLRDESRYYSGSNSNEIVDFARLNDKGPYDVNPNSSTNLPPLLNTREDRENLFRLRARLGMKAQVAENWTAGIRIGTGSDNNPVSTTQTLGGGFGKKDIWLDQGYLTWKATDDLTLTGGRIANPFFSTDMLYSTDLNFDGVAAIFNHKLNRDWGLFGTVGAFPVEYTNDTSTSNGFDKEESDNKWLYGAQIGANWAINSNHRLKGALAYYRFDDIEGQRSGACEPWAGAPGCDSDGSRVAFMQKGNSVFLLRDITPNPLNPAATPQPQFVGLASEFNLLDLNLVWDADLPENFKLRSQANYIHNLGYDEGEMRKRSAGQIVNNLDSSGELESGANAWMVQFTLGNSLELAKQGDWNLFAGYKYIQPDALPDGFNDSSFHLGGTNAKGYFLGGNYGLAKNVFATGRWLSSEAVYGAPFDIDVLQLEINTRF from the coding sequence ATGATTTCCAACGTGAATCGATTGTCCCTGGCGATCGGCATGGTCATCGCGACCCTGGTGGGACCGGTAGCGGCCGCGCCCGCTGCGCCCTCGGAAAACGCCACGATCAATCTGATCCGTTTGCTGGTGCAGCAGGGCGTGCTGAAACAGGAGCAGGCCGACGGCCTGATCGCCCAGGCCGAGCGCGAAGCGCAGCAGGCGCGCCAGGCCAACACCGCGGTGGCGGCAGGGCCGGCGGCGACCCCGGGGGATGTGCGGGTGCAATACGTGCCGGCCATTGTCCGCGACCAGATCCGCGACCAGGTCAAGGCCGAGGTCATGGCCACCGCCAAGCAGGAGAACTGGGCCCAGCCCAACACCTTCCCGGACTGGGTGTCGCGCATCAGCTTCGACGGCGACATTCGCCTGCGGGACGAATCGCGCTACTACTCGGGCAGCAACAGCAACGAAATCGTCGACTTCGCCAGGCTCAACGACAAGGGCCCGTATGACGTCAACCCCAACAGCAGCACTAACCTGCCGCCCTTGCTCAACACCCGCGAGGACCGCGAGAACCTGTTCCGCCTGCGCGCCCGGCTGGGCATGAAGGCGCAGGTCGCCGAGAACTGGACCGCCGGCATCCGCATCGGCACCGGCTCGGACAACAACCCGGTGTCTACCACCCAGACCTTGGGCGGCGGGTTCGGCAAGAAGGACATCTGGCTCGACCAGGGCTACCTGACCTGGAAGGCCACCGACGACCTGACCCTGACCGGCGGGCGGATCGCCAACCCGTTCTTCTCCACCGACATGCTGTATTCCACCGACCTGAATTTCGACGGCGTGGCGGCGATCTTCAACCACAAGCTCAATCGTGACTGGGGCCTGTTCGGTACGGTCGGCGCGTTCCCGGTGGAGTACACCAACGACACCTCCACCAGCAACGGCTTCGACAAGGAAGAAAGCGACAACAAATGGTTGTACGGCGCGCAGATCGGCGCCAACTGGGCGATCAACAGCAACCACCGGCTCAAGGGTGCGCTGGCCTACTACCGCTTCGACGACATCGAAGGCCAGCGCTCCGGTGCCTGCGAACCCTGGGCCGGGGCGCCGGGCTGCGACAGCGACGGCAGCCGCGTAGCCTTCATGCAGAAGGGCAACAGCGTGTTCCTGCTGCGCGACATCACGCCCAACCCGCTCAACCCGGCCGCCACCCCGCAGCCGCAGTTCGTCGGCCTGGCCTCGGAGTTCAACCTGCTGGACCTGAACCTGGTGTGGGACGCCGACCTGCCGGAGAACTTCAAGCTGCGCAGCCAGGCCAACTACATCCACAACCTGGGCTACGACGAAGGCGAGATGCGCAAGCGCTCCGCAGGCCAGATCGTCAACAACCTGGACAGCAGCGGCGAGCTGGAAAGCGGCGCCAACGCCTGGATGGTGCAGTTCACCCTGGGCAACAGCCTGGAGCTGGCCAAGCAGGGCGACTGGAACCTGTTCGCTGGCTACAAGTACATCCAGCCCGATGCGCTGCCTGACGGTTTCAACGATTCCTCGTTCCACCTCGGCGGCACCAACGCCAAGGGTTATTTCCTCGGCGGCAACTACGGCCTGGCCAAGAATGTATTCGCCACTGGCCGCTGGCTGAGCTCCGAGGCGGTGTACGGCGCGCCGTTCGACATCGATGTCTTGCAGCTTGAAATCAACACGCGCTTCTAG
- a CDS encoding YbjN domain-containing protein: MTEPTQLIASVTPQSLTELLQGAGYRVNQTDQNGIVQLLSASQGIGYAVRFGNAAGGAEGSYVDFTFSCALRVQGELPAGLAELWNASRRFARLSVQGEFLVMEMDVVVAGVGNDHLRSQLELWDRLLQEFIVYLRDYSQHAARLQAQVDAPETTPEAVAEVPAQ, encoded by the coding sequence ATGACTGAACCAACCCAACTGATCGCCAGCGTCACCCCGCAGAGCCTCACCGAACTGCTGCAAGGCGCCGGCTACCGGGTCAACCAGACCGACCAGAACGGCATCGTGCAACTGCTCAGCGCCAGCCAGGGCATCGGCTACGCCGTGCGCTTCGGCAACGCGGCGGGTGGTGCAGAGGGTAGCTATGTGGACTTCACCTTCAGCTGCGCGCTGCGGGTCCAGGGCGAGCTGCCGGCGGGCCTGGCCGAGCTGTGGAACGCCTCGCGACGCTTTGCCCGGCTCTCGGTGCAGGGCGAGTTCCTGGTGATGGAAATGGACGTGGTGGTGGCCGGGGTCGGCAACGATCACCTGCGCAGCCAGCTGGAACTCTGGGACCGGCTGTTGCAGGAGTTCATCGTCTACCTGCGCGACTACAGCCAGCACGCCGCGCGCCTGCAGGCCCAGGTCGATGCGCCTGAAACAACGCCTGAGGCCGTCGCCGAGGTGCCTGCGCAGTGA
- a CDS encoding peptidylprolyl isomerase has product MKKPSLVVGVGALALVALAVWLGVRPGSDPVAAQQPKLMAASPVDDGPAVARLGNQRVAPEELKALFAALPEPSRDQLRGNRPALENWIRTRLAEKAVLEQADAQGWRQRPDVALQTRVATEQIVFRDYLRSVSQVPAGYPSESELQQAYDAGKAQWQTPALYRVSQIFLAVGDPQAMEATRKQAQELSKKAQAAPGEFAALASQYSQDPDSARRGGDSGLQPLQQLVPEVRAAVARLKVGAVSDAVQSAAGFHVLKLTEQQPARTATLDELRERLTQALRAQRQEQIAKAYLEGMLDTATLSIDGAQLNKVLEEKL; this is encoded by the coding sequence GTGAAGAAGCCAAGCCTGGTGGTCGGTGTCGGGGCCCTGGCCCTGGTGGCGCTCGCGGTGTGGCTGGGCGTGCGCCCGGGCAGCGACCCGGTGGCGGCGCAACAGCCCAAGCTGATGGCGGCCAGCCCGGTCGACGACGGCCCGGCGGTGGCGCGCCTGGGTAACCAGCGGGTGGCGCCGGAGGAGCTCAAGGCGCTGTTCGCGGCGTTGCCCGAGCCGTCCCGCGACCAGCTGCGGGGCAATCGCCCGGCCCTGGAAAATTGGATTCGCACCCGCCTGGCGGAAAAGGCCGTGCTCGAACAGGCCGATGCCCAGGGTTGGCGCCAGCGTCCGGACGTGGCCTTGCAGACCCGGGTGGCCACCGAGCAGATTGTCTTTCGCGACTACTTGCGCTCGGTCAGCCAGGTACCGGCCGGTTATCCCAGCGAGTCTGAATTGCAGCAGGCCTACGATGCGGGCAAGGCGCAGTGGCAGACCCCGGCCTTGTACCGGGTCAGCCAGATCTTCCTCGCGGTCGGCGACCCGCAAGCAATGGAGGCGACACGCAAGCAGGCCCAGGAACTGAGCAAGAAGGCCCAGGCCGCCCCCGGCGAATTCGCTGCCCTGGCCAGCCAGTATTCCCAGGACCCCGACAGCGCCCGGCGCGGTGGCGACTCCGGGTTGCAACCGTTGCAGCAGTTGGTGCCCGAGGTCCGCGCTGCCGTGGCGCGCTTGAAGGTCGGCGCGGTATCGGACGCGGTGCAGAGCGCGGCGGGTTTTCATGTGCTCAAGCTGACCGAGCAGCAACCGGCCCGCACCGCGACCCTGGACGAGTTGCGCGAGCGCCTGACCCAGGCCCTGCGGGCGCAGCGCCAGGAGCAGATCGCCAAGGCTTACCTGGAAGGCATGCTCGACACTGCGACCCTGAGTATCGACGGCGCGCAGTTGAACAAGGTGCTGGAGGAGAAGCTTTAA
- a CDS encoding LysR family transcriptional regulator, whose protein sequence is MSFLEPVPISGITPYSAPAEPREAWLALAAGIEPELAQYFLVTARCGCFMQAARSLNIKSTLLRKQLAHLEEQLRRSLFSFQGSALSLSREGQQLKAQLIALAHERTLPVLEQPLLRLAVAESILHDILGRDLISLLRRNASVRLEIISIDSELSLRALSADVVVWLGGVDSPKPGPSFVTSPPQPLVRLDYLPHIAKRYSRVAARPDSLDDLADYMLVQWQQDRQVEPLRPWNQLVEQRLAGVVQVHSYELMLEMIRCSACIGLLPHYMSRFDRGLTALPGLFDEAMPRQVWMAVNAEVEHDAEVRMLVELILHTFNERGEWFE, encoded by the coding sequence ATGTCCTTTCTGGAACCCGTCCCGATCTCGGGCATCACACCCTACAGCGCTCCGGCCGAACCCCGGGAAGCCTGGCTGGCCCTGGCCGCCGGGATCGAGCCGGAGCTGGCCCAGTATTTCCTGGTCACCGCCCGTTGCGGCTGCTTCATGCAGGCGGCGCGCAGCCTGAACATCAAGTCGACGCTGCTGCGCAAACAGCTGGCGCACCTGGAGGAACAGCTGCGCCGCTCCTTGTTCAGCTTCCAGGGCAGCGCCCTGAGCCTCAGCCGCGAAGGCCAGCAGCTCAAGGCTCAGCTGATCGCCCTGGCCCACGAGCGCACGCTGCCGGTGCTCGAACAGCCGCTGCTGCGCCTGGCGGTGGCCGAGTCGATCCTGCATGACATCCTCGGCCGCGACCTGATCTCCCTGTTGCGGCGCAACGCCAGCGTGCGCCTGGAAATCATCTCCATCGACAGCGAGCTGTCGCTGCGGGCCCTCAGCGCCGACGTGGTGGTGTGGCTGGGCGGGGTGGACTCACCCAAGCCGGGGCCGAGCTTCGTCACCAGCCCGCCGCAGCCGCTGGTGCGCCTGGACTACCTGCCGCATATCGCCAAGCGTTACTCGCGGGTCGCGGCGCGCCCCGACAGCCTGGACGACCTGGCCGACTACATGCTGGTGCAGTGGCAGCAGGACCGTCAGGTCGAGCCGCTGCGGCCGTGGAACCAGCTGGTGGAGCAACGCCTGGCGGGGGTGGTGCAGGTGCATTCCTACGAGCTGATGCTGGAGATGATCCGCTGCAGCGCCTGCATCGGCCTGTTGCCCCATTACATGAGCCGCTTCGACCGCGGCCTGACGGCACTGCCCGGGCTGTTCGACGAGGCCATGCCGCGCCAGGTGTGGATGGCGGTGAATGCCGAAGTGGAGCACGACGCCGAGGTGCGGATGCTGGTGGAGCTGATCCTGCACACCTTCAATGAGCGCGGCGAATGGTTTGAATAG